One window of the Mycobacterium sp. SVM_VP21 genome contains the following:
- a CDS encoding MmpS family protein produces the protein MLVVRLFGRVWIPLVILLVIGGGAFIVSRVHGIFGSEQRPLYTDSHVAGTNSYTPKQVVYEVFGPPGAVADISYFNADIQPQQVNAALLPWSLTLSINAPAVIANVVAQGDSPSLGCRIMVDGEVEAERVSHGVNAYTHCEVQGA, from the coding sequence ATCCTGGTTGTCAGACTTTTCGGGCGGGTATGGATACCGCTGGTCATTCTGCTGGTGATCGGAGGCGGAGCCTTCATAGTCTCGCGAGTTCACGGGATCTTCGGCTCGGAGCAGCGCCCGCTCTACACCGACAGCCACGTCGCCGGCACCAACTCGTACACCCCCAAGCAGGTGGTGTACGAGGTCTTCGGTCCGCCCGGCGCGGTGGCCGACATCAGCTATTTCAATGCCGATATCCAGCCGCAGCAAGTGAACGCCGCTCTCTTGCCGTGGTCGTTGACCTTGTCGATCAATGCACCTGCCGTCATAGCAAATGTTGTGGCGCAGGGCGATAGCCCCAGTCTGGGCTGCCGCATCATGGTGGACGGTGAAGTCGAGGCCGAGAGGGTGTCGCACGGGGTGAACGCCTATACGCATTGCGAGGTGCAGGGCGCATGA
- a CDS encoding class I SAM-dependent methyltransferase, translating into MVRSPSETLEKVGADLVYRISALPLYKKVFKYWYPYMTKRMGHDDVVFLNWGYEQDPPLGLKLDEADEPNRYSIQLYHQTATQIDLAGKKVLEVSSGHGGGASFLARTLKPASYTGLDFNPDGVAFCQRRHQVPGLDFVQGDALNLPFPDESFDAVINVEASHIYPDFGQFVREVGRVLRPGGHFLHTDFRTRAEIESWQQTLAKPPLRLVNERDISREVVRGLAANSPRSNELINERLPFFLRRFGREFAVVEGSLFFRDLDRGEMTYRIFDLVKD; encoded by the coding sequence ATGGTGCGTTCCCCATCTGAGACCTTGGAAAAAGTCGGTGCCGACCTGGTTTACCGCATCTCGGCGTTGCCGCTTTACAAGAAGGTCTTCAAATACTGGTACCCGTACATGACCAAGCGGATGGGGCACGACGACGTCGTCTTCCTCAACTGGGGCTACGAGCAGGATCCGCCGCTGGGGCTGAAGCTCGACGAAGCCGACGAGCCCAACCGGTACTCGATCCAGCTCTACCACCAGACCGCGACGCAGATCGACCTTGCCGGAAAGAAGGTGCTTGAGGTCAGCTCCGGCCACGGTGGCGGTGCTTCCTTCCTGGCTCGCACCCTGAAACCAGCCTCTTACACCGGTCTCGACTTCAACCCCGACGGGGTGGCGTTCTGCCAGCGGCGTCACCAGGTGCCGGGTCTGGACTTCGTGCAGGGCGACGCGCTGAACCTGCCCTTCCCCGACGAGTCCTTCGACGCCGTGATCAACGTCGAGGCCTCCCACATCTACCCCGACTTCGGGCAGTTCGTCCGCGAGGTTGGGCGGGTGCTGCGCCCGGGTGGCCATTTCCTGCACACCGACTTCCGGACCCGGGCGGAGATCGAGTCCTGGCAGCAGACCCTGGCCAAGCCGCCGCTGCGCCTGGTCAACGAACGCGACATCAGCAGGGAGGTCGTCCGCGGCTTGGCGGCGAATTCACCGCGCTCCAACGAGCTGATCAATGAGCGGCTGCCGTTCTTCCTGCGCCGGTTCGGCCGGGAGTTCGCCGTAGTCGAGGGATCGCTGTTCTTCCGCGATCTGGACCGCGGGGAGATGACCTACCGCATCTTCGACCTCGTCAAGGACTGA
- a CDS encoding alpha/beta hydrolase, producing the protein MLEVIDKGSVSDAHPVPLLFVHGAWHAAWCWDENFLGYFADLGYRALALSFRGHGGSATDKPLRACSVADYVADIRSVADTLPEQPVVIGHSLGGLIVQKYLENRPSPAAVLMSSIPPQGNFGSNLRWLRNRPWHAMKMVITGRSLPYINTPALAREKFFSAGTPEERVVQCAARLQEDSARVSIDCLLLDLPHPDRVTTPLLVLGADQDGAHTHKEVEATARAYRTEAEFFPDMGHNMMLEPGWEAVAQRIHGWLGDRGL; encoded by the coding sequence ATGCTTGAGGTAATCGACAAGGGCAGCGTCAGCGACGCCCATCCCGTTCCGCTGCTGTTCGTCCACGGCGCCTGGCATGCGGCTTGGTGCTGGGATGAGAACTTCCTCGGATACTTCGCCGATCTGGGTTACCGTGCTCTGGCGCTCAGCTTTCGGGGCCATGGCGGCAGTGCCACCGATAAGCCTCTGCGAGCGTGCAGCGTCGCGGATTATGTCGCGGACATCCGGTCGGTTGCCGACACCCTGCCGGAGCAACCGGTGGTGATCGGGCATTCCTTGGGCGGACTGATCGTGCAGAAGTACCTCGAGAATCGGCCGTCGCCGGCGGCAGTCCTGATGTCGTCGATTCCCCCGCAAGGGAATTTCGGGTCGAATCTGCGCTGGTTGCGTAACCGTCCGTGGCATGCGATGAAGATGGTGATCACCGGAAGGTCGCTGCCCTACATCAATACGCCCGCGTTGGCCCGGGAGAAATTCTTCTCCGCGGGGACTCCTGAGGAGCGGGTAGTGCAATGCGCAGCGCGACTACAGGAGGACAGTGCCCGGGTCAGCATCGACTGCCTACTGCTGGACTTGCCGCACCCGGACCGGGTGACGACGCCGCTACTGGTGCTGGGAGCAGACCAGGACGGCGCGCATACCCACAAGGAGGTCGAGGCGACGGCGCGCGCCTACCGCACCGAGGCCGAGTTCTTCCCCGACATGGGACACAACATGATGCTTGAGCCGGGCTGGGAGGCCGTGGCCCAACGAATCCATGGCTGGCTCGGCGACCGCGGCCTGTAG
- a CDS encoding SDR family NAD(P)-dependent oxidoreductase, protein MRTRGFAGKVAVVTGAGSGIGRALAMELAHAGARVAISDVNADGLAETQRQLTAVGAEVRSDSLDVADRAAFLDYADRVAEHFGSVNHIYNNAGIAFFGDVEITRFDEFERVMNIDFWGVVNGTKAFLPHLIASGDGHVVNVSSAFGLFALPGQAAYNSAKFAVRGFTEALRQEMVLAKRPVKVTAVYPGGTKTSFIDSMGAAEHLGEVDLVSRYDKRAWTTSPERAAQVILRAVRRDQPRILIGPDTKILDLLVRLTGSAYQRVVPPMAARFVPPPAY, encoded by the coding sequence ATGAGGACGCGAGGTTTCGCTGGGAAGGTTGCGGTCGTCACCGGGGCCGGTTCGGGCATCGGCCGGGCTCTGGCAATGGAGCTGGCCCATGCCGGGGCCAGGGTTGCGATCAGCGACGTGAACGCAGACGGGCTCGCCGAAACCCAACGGCAACTGACCGCCGTCGGCGCCGAGGTGCGCTCTGACTCGCTCGACGTAGCCGACCGGGCTGCATTTCTTGACTACGCCGATCGGGTCGCGGAGCACTTCGGGAGCGTCAACCACATCTACAACAACGCCGGTATTGCGTTCTTCGGAGACGTCGAGATCACCAGATTCGACGAGTTCGAGCGCGTGATGAACATCGACTTCTGGGGCGTGGTCAACGGGACCAAGGCATTCCTGCCGCACCTGATCGCTTCTGGAGACGGCCATGTGGTGAACGTCTCGAGCGCATTCGGGTTGTTCGCGCTGCCCGGCCAGGCCGCCTACAACTCGGCGAAGTTCGCCGTGCGTGGGTTCACCGAAGCGTTACGTCAGGAGATGGTTCTGGCCAAGCGCCCGGTGAAAGTCACCGCGGTATATCCCGGCGGCACCAAGACCTCGTTCATCGACAGCATGGGGGCGGCCGAACACCTCGGCGAGGTCGACCTGGTGAGCAGGTATGACAAACGCGCCTGGACAACCTCACCGGAGCGTGCCGCGCAGGTCATCCTGCGTGCGGTCCGTCGCGACCAACCTCGGATCCTGATCGGCCCCGATACCAAGATCCTCGATCTGCTGGTGCGTCTCACCGGGTCCGCCTACCAGCGTGTCGTCCCGCCGATGGCAGCGCGGTTCGTTCCTCCTCCGGCGTACTGA
- the cmrA gene encoding mycolate reductase (Catalyzes the final step in mycolic acid biosynthesis.) produces the protein MSLPVPHPDARAVVTGASHGIGEALASELAARGHNLIITSRREELLNDLAGRLTDRHNVSVEVRPADLADAAQRAELRDELATRNISVLCANAGAATIGPVAQLDAAGERALVQLNAAGVHDLVLAVLPGMLERRSGGILMSGSTAGNAPIPNNATYAATKAFINSFSESLHHEVRGSGVHVTLLAPGPVRTFTVESVDEATSSRLVPDYLWVSGEHAAKAALDGLARNKTRVVPGGPAKVMSLANQYAPRRISVPIIGRVYGQLAGL, from the coding sequence GTGTCACTACCCGTTCCCCATCCAGATGCGCGCGCAGTAGTCACCGGTGCGTCCCACGGTATCGGCGAGGCATTGGCTTCAGAGCTGGCGGCCCGTGGTCACAATCTGATCATCACCAGCAGACGCGAAGAGCTACTCAACGACCTGGCCGGCCGGCTGACGGACCGGCATAACGTCTCGGTCGAAGTCCGACCCGCCGACCTGGCCGACGCAGCCCAGCGAGCCGAATTGCGAGACGAGCTGGCGACTCGCAATATCTCGGTTCTGTGCGCCAACGCCGGTGCCGCAACAATCGGGCCGGTCGCGCAGCTTGACGCGGCAGGGGAGCGTGCGCTGGTGCAGCTCAATGCCGCGGGCGTGCACGACCTGGTGTTGGCGGTGCTGCCAGGCATGCTTGAGCGGAGGTCCGGCGGCATCCTGATGTCCGGTTCGACCGCGGGCAACGCGCCGATTCCTAACAACGCCACCTATGCCGCCACGAAGGCCTTCATCAACAGCTTCAGCGAATCACTGCACCACGAGGTGCGCGGATCGGGTGTGCACGTCACACTGCTGGCGCCCGGTCCCGTGCGGACCTTCACGGTGGAGTCGGTGGATGAAGCGACCAGCAGCAGGCTGGTGCCGGATTATCTCTGGGTCTCGGGTGAACACGCGGCGAAGGCTGCGTTGGATGGCCTGGCGCGCAACAAGACCCGGGTCGTTCCGGGCGGTCCGGCGAAGGTCATGTCACTCGCTAACCAGTACGCGCCGCGCCGCATTAGTGTGCCGATCATCGGTCGTGTCTACGGGCAGCTCGCCGGATTATGA
- a CDS encoding RND family transporter, with protein MSARRPAFAAAVHKFAIPVILAWLGISLLVSLGVPPLEQVAKDRAVSLSAQDAPSLKAMARIGELFQESDTDSITMIVLEGEQPLGEAAHRYYDELVGQLNADSAHVQHVQDFWGDPLTAPGVQSADGRAVYVQLNLVGNMGEAKANESVEAVREIVNRIPPPPGVSVYVTGPTPLSADMMQVGDRAITKITLATVVVIAIMLLLVYRSVATVALVLMMVGVELTAVRGVVAFLSNTGVIRISTFAISILVCLAIAAGTDYVIFFIGRYHEARQAGEDRMSAYHTAYRGVAHVILASGLTVAGATYCLSFTRLPIFQTMGAPCAVGMLVAVAVALTLVPAVLAVAGRFGLLEPKRTMSTRGWRRVGTAVVRWPVPIFLASCAVALVGLLALTGYHVNYDDRPYMPRDTPANVGWAAAERHFSEARLRPEVLVIESDHDMRNSADFLVLNRLAKAIFRVEGVALVQGVTRPEGAPLEHTSVPFLLSLQSAGQLQNIKFVKDRIADMHAQADELSGTIASLERAYTLMQEFEHTTHHIVGVSKETIEITREIRDDIANFDDFFRTFRNYFYWEPHCANIPVCAAMRSAYDASDGIDRVSEKLDELTPDLDNFDTVMPQVLALVPPQIATMKNVQNMLLTANSTMVGIIEQMEQLGTDASAMGQDFDAAQNDDSFYLPRSVFGNPDFQRVMKLFLSPDGKAARFIITHRGNPSTEAGIARINPIITAAEEALKGTPLATAKIYVAGNAAVLKDLKEGSAYDLLIAGTASLCIIFTIMLLLTRSLIAALVIVGTVVGSLGASFGLSVLVWQYLLGLNLHWMVPLMAIIILLAVGADYNLLLVARFKEEIAGGLKTGIIRGMGGTGKIVSTAGLVFAFTMAAMIVSDLRVVGQVGTTIGLGLLFDTLVVRSFMTPSAAALLGRWFWWPQQVSTRGRTSQVHRPLPSVSLTSRTP; from the coding sequence ATGAGCGCCCGCCGCCCGGCCTTCGCCGCGGCCGTCCATAAGTTCGCCATCCCGGTAATTCTTGCCTGGTTGGGAATCTCCCTGCTGGTCAGCCTCGGCGTTCCGCCGCTCGAACAGGTCGCCAAGGACCGCGCCGTATCGCTGAGCGCCCAGGATGCACCGTCGTTGAAGGCGATGGCGCGCATCGGCGAGCTGTTCCAGGAATCCGATACCGACAGCATCACGATGATCGTGCTGGAAGGCGAGCAGCCGCTTGGCGAGGCTGCCCACCGCTACTACGACGAACTCGTCGGTCAGTTGAACGCCGATTCGGCGCACGTGCAGCATGTGCAGGATTTCTGGGGTGATCCGTTGACCGCGCCCGGGGTCCAGAGCGCCGATGGCAGGGCCGTCTACGTCCAACTGAATCTCGTCGGAAACATGGGTGAGGCGAAGGCGAACGAGTCCGTTGAGGCGGTCCGGGAAATCGTGAACCGCATCCCCCCGCCGCCTGGAGTCAGCGTCTATGTCACCGGTCCGACGCCGCTGAGCGCAGACATGATGCAGGTCGGTGACCGCGCCATCACGAAGATCACGCTGGCAACAGTCGTGGTGATAGCGATCATGCTGCTGCTGGTGTACCGCTCCGTTGCGACGGTGGCGCTTGTGCTCATGATGGTCGGGGTGGAACTGACGGCGGTGCGAGGCGTCGTCGCCTTTCTCAGTAATACCGGCGTTATCAGAATCTCGACGTTCGCGATCAGCATCCTGGTCTGCTTGGCGATCGCTGCGGGTACCGACTACGTAATTTTTTTCATCGGGCGGTACCACGAGGCGCGCCAGGCCGGCGAAGACCGGATGTCGGCCTACCACACCGCATATCGCGGTGTGGCGCATGTGATTCTGGCTTCGGGCTTGACCGTCGCGGGGGCAACGTACTGCCTGAGCTTCACCCGGCTCCCAATCTTTCAGACCATGGGTGCCCCGTGCGCGGTAGGGATGCTGGTCGCGGTTGCGGTCGCGCTTACGTTGGTGCCGGCCGTTCTCGCGGTGGCCGGCCGGTTCGGCTTGCTTGAGCCTAAGCGCACCATGTCGACTCGCGGTTGGCGGCGGGTGGGAACGGCGGTCGTACGCTGGCCCGTGCCCATCTTCCTGGCTTCCTGTGCAGTGGCGCTGGTGGGTTTGTTGGCGCTAACGGGATACCACGTCAATTACGATGACCGTCCGTACATGCCCCGTGACACGCCGGCCAATGTCGGTTGGGCGGCAGCGGAGCGCCATTTTTCCGAAGCGCGATTGCGGCCCGAGGTATTGGTGATCGAGTCCGATCACGACATGCGTAATTCAGCGGATTTCTTGGTATTGAACAGACTGGCCAAGGCGATCTTCCGTGTCGAAGGCGTGGCGCTGGTACAGGGCGTTACCCGGCCGGAGGGCGCGCCGCTGGAGCATACGTCAGTGCCGTTTCTGCTGAGCTTGCAGAGCGCCGGTCAGTTACAGAACATCAAGTTCGTGAAGGACCGGATCGCCGATATGCATGCGCAGGCTGACGAACTGTCCGGCACGATCGCGTCGCTGGAGCGCGCCTACACGTTGATGCAGGAGTTCGAGCACACAACGCACCATATCGTCGGGGTCAGCAAGGAAACGATAGAGATCACCCGGGAAATACGCGACGACATTGCAAATTTCGATGATTTCTTCAGAACATTTCGGAATTATTTCTACTGGGAGCCGCACTGCGCCAATATCCCGGTATGCGCGGCGATGCGGTCAGCCTATGACGCCTCGGATGGTATCGACAGGGTCAGCGAAAAACTGGATGAGTTGACGCCGGATCTGGACAATTTCGACACGGTGATGCCCCAGGTCCTTGCTCTGGTACCGCCACAGATCGCCACCATGAAAAATGTGCAGAATATGCTCTTGACTGCCAACAGCACTATGGTGGGCATCATCGAGCAAATGGAGCAGCTGGGCACGGATGCGTCGGCGATGGGGCAGGATTTCGACGCTGCCCAAAATGATGACTCCTTCTACTTACCCCGCAGCGTGTTCGGCAACCCCGATTTCCAGCGTGTGATGAAGCTGTTCTTGTCACCCGACGGCAAGGCCGCGCGCTTCATCATCACGCACCGGGGCAACCCAAGCACCGAAGCGGGTATCGCGCGGATCAATCCGATCATCACGGCGGCCGAGGAGGCGCTCAAGGGCACGCCGTTGGCTACCGCCAAGATTTATGTCGCCGGCAACGCGGCGGTTCTGAAGGACCTCAAAGAAGGATCGGCCTACGACCTGCTCATCGCGGGCACGGCGTCGCTGTGCATCATCTTCACCATCATGCTGCTTCTCACCCGCAGCCTGATTGCGGCGCTGGTGATTGTAGGCACTGTGGTCGGCTCGTTGGGTGCCTCGTTCGGGCTGTCGGTCCTGGTCTGGCAGTACCTGCTGGGCTTGAACCTGCACTGGATGGTGCCGCTGATGGCGATCATCATTTTGTTGGCGGTGGGCGCCGACTACAACTTGTTGCTGGTCGCGAGGTTCAAGGAGGAAATCGCGGGCGGTCTCAAGACCGGCATCATCCGTGGCATGGGGGGGACCGGCAAAATTGTTTCGACGGCAGGCCTGGTCTTCGCGTTCACCATGGCGGCGATGATCGTCAGCGACCTGCGGGTGGTCGGGCAGGTTGGTACGACGATAGGTCTCGGGCTGCTGTTCGACACCTTGGTGGTGCGTTCGTTCATGACCCCGTCGGCGGCCGCGCTGCTGGGTCGCTGGTTCTGGTGGCCCCAGCAGGTAAGTACCCGCGGCCGCACATCTCAGGTCCACCGGCCGCTCCCAAGCGTGAGCCTGACTTCGCGGACGCCATGA
- a CDS encoding NAD(P)/FAD-dependent oxidoreductase, with protein MGTQQDADYDAIIVGAGFGGIGAAIQLRRLGYDKIVILDRLDGLGGTWRVNHYPGLSVDQPSTTYSYWFEPNPYWSRLFAPGNEVQAYAEHVADKYDVTRFMRFNTTVDGAQWDEDAKVWRTTLAGGETLTSQFLIVATGFLCQPKIPEIPGIETFAGHVVHTAEWDHDYSMAGRRAAVIGTGSTGIQVIPELAKEVADLTVYQRTPILVTPKSDVVFPPAVQRMFARIPFTQRIIRWLTDNTTDFMMVLTMWRYRRFKFLNKAMAAQSALHRRRAVRDRELADRMRPDFDFGCKRPSISNDYYPTFAKPNVHLVTEGIERIEPDGIVSRDGTKREIDTLVLATGYDVWEGNLPAIEVIGRGGRNLGKWWRETRFQAYQGMTAPAFPNFINMASPFSWVGLSWFNTVEYQTRHMNRLFGEVQRRGAQTFEVTEEANTRFYERMMGLLDSSVFHLGNCATSNSYWFNQQTGEAPLFRPTSVRSAVNEQDSFPLTDYAIT; from the coding sequence ATGGGGACCCAGCAGGACGCGGACTACGACGCCATCATCGTGGGCGCGGGCTTCGGCGGCATCGGCGCAGCGATCCAACTCCGCCGGCTGGGCTACGACAAGATCGTGATCCTCGATCGCTTGGACGGTCTTGGCGGAACGTGGCGGGTGAACCATTACCCGGGTCTGTCCGTCGACCAGCCCTCGACTACCTATTCCTACTGGTTCGAGCCCAACCCGTACTGGTCGCGGCTGTTCGCGCCCGGTAACGAGGTCCAGGCCTACGCCGAGCATGTGGCGGACAAATATGACGTGACGCGCTTCATGCGCTTCAACACCACCGTCGACGGCGCCCAGTGGGACGAGGACGCCAAGGTGTGGCGGACGACGCTGGCCGGCGGCGAGACGCTGACTTCGCAGTTCCTCATCGTCGCCACCGGCTTCCTGTGCCAGCCGAAGATCCCGGAGATCCCCGGCATCGAGACATTCGCCGGCCACGTCGTACACACCGCGGAGTGGGACCACGACTACTCGATGGCGGGCCGTCGGGCGGCGGTCATCGGAACCGGCTCCACCGGGATTCAGGTGATCCCCGAGCTGGCTAAAGAGGTCGCCGATCTGACGGTGTATCAGCGCACCCCAATCCTGGTGACGCCCAAGTCCGACGTGGTGTTCCCGCCGGCGGTGCAACGGATGTTCGCCCGGATTCCGTTCACCCAGCGCATCATCCGGTGGCTCACCGACAACACCACGGACTTCATGATGGTCCTCACCATGTGGCGCTACCGTCGCTTCAAGTTCCTCAACAAGGCGATGGCGGCCCAATCGGCGCTGCATCGACGCCGGGCGGTGCGGGATCGTGAACTTGCCGACAGGATGCGGCCCGATTTCGACTTCGGATGCAAGCGCCCGTCAATCTCGAACGACTACTACCCGACATTCGCCAAGCCGAACGTGCACCTGGTGACCGAGGGAATCGAGCGGATCGAGCCGGACGGCATCGTGTCGCGGGACGGCACCAAGCGCGAGATCGACACCCTGGTGCTGGCGACGGGTTACGACGTGTGGGAGGGCAACCTGCCGGCGATCGAGGTGATCGGTCGCGGCGGTCGCAACCTGGGGAAGTGGTGGCGTGAGACTCGTTTCCAGGCCTACCAGGGCATGACCGCCCCTGCCTTCCCGAACTTCATCAATATGGCGAGCCCGTTCTCCTGGGTCGGGTTGTCCTGGTTCAACACCGTGGAATACCAGACCCGGCACATGAACCGGTTGTTCGGCGAGGTTCAGCGGCGCGGTGCGCAGACGTTCGAAGTCACCGAGGAGGCCAACACGCGCTTCTACGAGCGGATGATGGGCCTGCTGGACAGCTCGGTGTTCCACCTCGGCAACTGCGCCACCTCGAATTCCTACTGGTTCAACCAGCAGACCGGCGAGGCGCCGCTTTTCCGGCCCACCTCGGTTCGTAGCGCCGTCAACGAGCAGGACAGCTTCCCGCTGACCGACTACGCGATCACGTGA
- a CDS encoding SDR family NAD(P)-dependent oxidoreductase, giving the protein MLNAEPVALVTGATSGIGKAIAERLHAADYRVFAVGRDPEALQHLQSRGLTARSLDVTDEAAVVRLVQEIQTSHGGVDLLINCAGFPLTGPLEQLTRSDLRSLFETNLVAALHLSQLVLPGMRERGNGTIINIGSTAGRFVGPGAGGYHIVKYGMEALSLALRAEVAPFGVRVVLLDPTGVRTPFVTKQLDAHPTYDDDDPYGGFKRRYAESTRRLSEMPRVMVKPETVARAVVRVVETKNPKPRYTIGASGKATVFLRALFTDRMWDRVLMLGLRD; this is encoded by the coding sequence ATGCTGAACGCCGAACCGGTCGCACTGGTCACCGGGGCAACGAGCGGGATCGGTAAGGCCATCGCCGAGCGGTTGCATGCCGCCGACTACCGTGTCTTCGCGGTTGGCCGCGATCCGGAAGCACTGCAACACCTGCAGTCGCGCGGGTTGACCGCGCGCTCCCTCGACGTCACCGACGAGGCGGCAGTGGTTCGGCTTGTTCAGGAAATCCAGACCTCTCACGGTGGCGTGGACTTGCTGATCAACTGTGCGGGCTTCCCGTTGACCGGTCCGCTCGAACAGCTGACGCGGAGTGACCTGCGCAGCCTGTTTGAGACGAATTTGGTTGCTGCCCTTCATTTATCACAGCTCGTCCTGCCTGGAATGCGTGAGCGCGGGAACGGCACGATCATCAATATCGGCAGCACCGCGGGACGTTTCGTCGGCCCTGGGGCTGGCGGATATCACATAGTCAAGTACGGCATGGAGGCGTTGTCGTTGGCGCTTCGGGCCGAGGTAGCGCCCTTCGGTGTACGGGTGGTGTTGCTCGACCCGACCGGGGTACGAACGCCGTTCGTGACCAAGCAACTAGACGCGCACCCCACTTACGACGATGACGATCCCTACGGCGGGTTCAAACGCCGCTACGCCGAGAGCACCCGCCGGCTCAGCGAAATGCCCCGCGTAATGGTCAAACCCGAGACCGTCGCACGCGCCGTGGTGCGGGTGGTCGAGACCAAAAACCCCAAACCCCGCTACACCATCGGGGCTTCGGGGAAAGCCACTGTCTTTCTGCGGGCACTGTTCACCGACCGGATGTGGGATCGCGTCCTGATGCTTGGGCTGCGCGACTGA
- a CDS encoding diiron oxygenase has translation MSVEMLVSVLLGAICTAGLALTITSRATRRQLRATASSDDADYAALLAGLSASSLRHQFDPFADVDWDAAEHALTPEDPRWVLTEGPLARTSWYRRQPLDRQIAMGMWQQANTAKVAMQFESMLIRGLVQYASRMPNDSPEHRYCMHETIEECNHVLMFQELVNRIGFNVPGMPNWMRWLSPLMPLYAGPFPNVFFFGVLAGEVPVDVIQTRALRNPGSTHPLVEKIMAIHVAEEARHISFADAYLRRRVPNTRWINRVWMSFYVPVVMRVLAQPIVVPPRRFCRQFQVPRSVRKQLRAGTPESRQELRNTFADIRMLCHDIGLMTVTGKMMWRLCNIGGPPSRYRSEPRRTAVPTATTGGSGHH, from the coding sequence ATGTCGGTGGAGATGCTCGTAAGCGTGTTGCTCGGTGCCATATGCACAGCCGGACTGGCGCTGACCATCACTTCTCGAGCCACCCGGCGGCAGCTGCGCGCCACCGCAAGCAGCGACGACGCTGACTATGCAGCCCTGCTGGCTGGCCTTTCCGCCAGTTCGCTGCGGCATCAGTTCGATCCCTTCGCCGACGTGGACTGGGACGCCGCCGAGCATGCCCTCACACCGGAAGACCCGCGGTGGGTACTGACGGAGGGCCCGCTCGCGCGCACGTCCTGGTATCGCCGCCAACCCCTCGACAGGCAGATCGCGATGGGCATGTGGCAACAGGCCAACACCGCCAAGGTCGCGATGCAGTTCGAGAGCATGCTGATCCGCGGCCTGGTTCAGTACGCGTCTCGGATGCCCAACGACTCCCCCGAACACCGCTACTGCATGCACGAGACCATCGAAGAGTGCAATCACGTCCTGATGTTCCAGGAGCTGGTGAACCGCATCGGCTTCAATGTGCCGGGCATGCCGAACTGGATGCGCTGGCTTTCTCCGCTGATGCCGCTGTATGCCGGGCCCTTCCCCAATGTGTTCTTCTTCGGCGTCCTGGCAGGCGAGGTGCCCGTCGATGTGATCCAGACCAGAGCATTGCGCAACCCGGGGTCAACACATCCGCTGGTAGAGAAGATCATGGCCATCCACGTCGCCGAGGAAGCCCGCCACATTTCGTTCGCGGATGCCTACTTACGTAGACGCGTCCCAAACACACGCTGGATCAACCGGGTGTGGATGTCCTTTTATGTACCGGTCGTCATGCGAGTGCTCGCCCAGCCCATAGTGGTGCCGCCGCGCCGGTTCTGTCGGCAGTTCCAGGTACCGCGATCGGTTCGCAAACAGTTACGGGCCGGCACACCCGAGTCCCGTCAGGAACTGCGCAACACCTTCGCCGACATCCGGATGCTCTGCCACGACATCGGCCTGATGACTGTCACCGGAAAGATGATGTGGCGGCTCTGCAACATCGGCGGGCCACCCTCGCGCTACCGTAGCGAGCCCCGGCGCACGGCCGTGCCGACCGCCACCACCGGCGGCTCGGGCCACCACTGA